The Vespa velutina chromosome 2, iVesVel2.1, whole genome shotgun sequence sequence TGCTTGTACCGCAAGGTAGACGATCGTGTGTCCTTGCTATCATCATTACAGAGCGAAGATTTCATTTCTACCGTTACTTAATATATAACTCTTATTCGAGAACCGGACGTATTACCACTAGGATtgaattttacgatataaagTTGATTCAAAAATCAACATACTTCGACTTTTTCGTTTCCCTCTACGTAGTGAACTTTCTTGCAAATATTCGATCATCGTTCATCTAActgtttttataaatcaaaaattctAGATATTTACGCAAACTTTTCTATTGGTTATTCAATTTTGACATGATACTATTGACAAAGTTTATCTATAGactttgtttttatatctctGAGTCATTGTGCAAAAAGCCAATGAACATGAACCGTAGTGCTGCTGTGCACACGTAAGAATGACTAGCGCATGATCGCGCGAAAACTCGTCGCGTGAGCTTGTAAAAGATAAGCCGCGACCGCAACAGGTTTGGGTTCAGAAAACTTGCCCCTTGATTAACGCGCCCACGCATTGCATGCTTATTCTAAGAGAGAAGGGGGACTTTGTATAAGATCTATTACTATGTCGTACTATCTTCGCGTGaatgtctttcctttttctagaTTTTTATGAGCGTAAACGTTAATGcatcaaagatttattttatcgattggaTTCGTTACAACTTGACTCCTAATTAAATATCGTAAACTTGGAGGCCTTGATGATCCTATTTTATAGGACACAGGAGGTATGTgtagttatatgtatatatacaactaATGATCGTGTTAAAGACCATTCGTATTACGTTGGTGATGATTCGATAAGCTTGCTTCGTTATTCCTACAATTATAATTGGCAAAATGACGATTAGTTTCGATTTCCTtgataattctctctctcacacacacacatttatgtttatacatCCTTTTAGATCCTCTCATATCATACCAGcgaactttttccttttcaataaGGTTTAaccatttattatttcaaataaaatctatCACGCGTGCATTACTTGATCGAATAATAAGTTTAATCTGGATAAAATACCGGATATGCCTTTACGACGAaaactcttcttttctcattgCGTGCAAGAGATAGTAGTTTGCAATACGCAACAGGTACGCTTTCGGAGAACTTGCTAGCTCGATTTAATGCGCATGTGCGTGCAACGAATTCTGGGACAAATGTAGTACATATTACACATCGACCCATAGGATGCCATgcaatctatataatattttcatcgagCGATCTGGTCTTCATTTATGTTATACCGATCGTTGcctaatatttttctcctgttaaaaaaatatccataaatgaaattacattatattatatatactatattttgtacgattgtttttaattgctctgaaatgatttattatatcatgtatgtacatttggAAAGCCTATTTCGTGTGTCCTAATAGAAAATCTTGAATTGCAGTTTAATCATTTATGAAGGAAATTATTCGACAGTGAAGGTTCATTGCACATAAAAAATTTGCATTGATGATAGCAACAGGTTTGACTCCGGAAGATTTACCCTTCTCTAATGTCATTTTATACTATCTATAGCTAAGCGTGTAGGTATACTTACACATATACCGTGTagtgcatatataaaatttgcctatatatatacacattatatataatatatatatatatcatattttgtatacatattatatgtatacatatatatttggtaAGAAAGCGAAGTGATCtagaattaaatatacaaatgaaatatttatcgcttttaacatatatattatttcgaaatgttTGATTTATTACTCTACATGCAAAtttgttttcatatataactatatatatatatatatatgtatacatacataaaagaaTTTTGGTCTGTTCGCTTCAATAAAGTTATTGCAATGCTTTTATCGTGTTAaatctgattttttttcttcataagcTGGACGGGGTATAAAACTAGGACATCCCATATATAATAGTTGTCCGGAGAGAGATGGCTCGGTAGTGAAAATAGCACATATTGCCTTTTAAACTGTCGACTTTTCCAGTGAGTGagatgtgtgtatgtatgtacaataaaCGATTGTAGAATAGTGTCGAATGTACCCAGCACCGTAAAGCTTTGCAAGATGCGCGCCTCGatacaatgatatatttaaaaaataaagataaagtagGTCAAATTTCGTATCTTCAAGAGGAACTAGGACAGCTGATGTAGGTAGTATATCTCGGTAATATGTAttgcgataaaaaaataaggttAAGATGGTTTAACCGAGAGATTTGATATAGATAAAGTGTTAAGAgattcttttgtttctatgaaaattattatggaaattattatatttccattttcttctttacgtcCAAATAcgatcattcattctttcaaaCGTTTAacattgagaaatatttttttatgtagatatgtaaatTGCctatgctttttctttttgttgaaaatgtttaaaaaatatataaattatttgttatttagaTTATATTCATTCGATTATAATTGGAATACGATTAAAATCGTATCTGCGACCAATAATATTCTTCATCAAAATTTTAAGTCGATTGAatcaatcatattttttcGTCGTAACGGCGCAGAATCGCGATCGACATAATGGAACGCCTATCGGCGATGGTAGGTCATAATTAAGTGCTCGGTAAATATCACGAAATAGCTATTCGTTTCGAGCAAAGCTGACACGGTAAATACTATAAATAGTTTGAAATATCCATCCTCGGCCTTTACGGTTCATCATaggaaagaatatttaaaaagtagtTAAAACTATGATACAAAATCATAGCATTAGGTACACATTTGCTTCTTCatctatataatacaaattaactacacttttgtatatataatacaaattaactacattttgtaattttaacatagaaattataataagtatTGGCATTAAATAGCTATGATAATCTACAAATATGCAAATATGCAAATGATAGCCATTTAATAACTCATTAATTTTCAgcataatttaataatcaaagaaaaagaatagtacTTTGAGCAAATCTTTACTCGCATTTTtgaattgttttaataaagtCTTTTTTGTAACAAAGAAATGCACAGTCAACAAAAGGGATGGTCATGGGGATACTCCTGGGCGGAATCACGCTCGGTTGTAATTGCTCGACGTTATGCCGCAATATAGTAATAACACACACTCGTATGCAACAATGCACGAATATAAATACTTcagtacacatatatatatatttgcgcggatacaaaaaagaatgagtgagagaggggggagagggggaggggagagagagagagagagagagagagagaaatatgcaTTCGTCATGCGGCATGtacctttctttattttgcttagtcattatcaagaaaaagaaaaatactttcaCCGTCTACTTACCACGAAAAGCgtgcttctattttcttcacAATGAATTTTGCAAATTTCAAAGTAACTacttattgttatcgttttttttttttaaattattacttttactgTAAACTTttgaatgtatatacatgtatagtatgtgtatatatatgtatgtatgtatcattgTTTGTGTCTAATTACTATATGTAAACTGCAACacagtaatatttttatttataatattttatcatttttaattctttctattAAGTTATCCTATTTTGTATAAACATAACATAAATGTGTATGATTGCATCTCATCATTAGtctatattaaatgaaaaatgcaaTTGCTTGATATTTTTggtatactttattttataatttgtgTACGtgatattctttataaatgatgtaatgtttgtttttttgcgataaaaaaaaatacattttgaaTATCAATTCCGAAATttcttaacaataattatgtttcaataaagaaaatttatctattCACAATTTTGTAATACAGTTGGATTTTCGAAGGTAAAGAATTAAACTTAGCTAgtgtaaatttcaaaaaatagcATCGTTCAGTCACCGGGAAAATTGAATTTCACGGTTGCAACGAATCTGGGAAATAAGGATAGAttagagaatttattttacacatgaaagaatatttaaactaAAATAtgacttaatatttttttactttcatattcaaattcacaattttttggagagaaataaatttcttttgacataatattaaattgtatctacgattaaattatatacttagAGTTTGTtctctgtttttatttcagaTATACCAGACATTCCTGAAAACATTAAGAACTTACAAGCATTACAAATTGCAGATTTTAGTAGTAACCCTATTCCTAGGTGAGGGAATCATGTgttattatacgtattaatttatttttgttaataaatttcttgtcACAGAtttcaaatgtattattttaaatatgtttttgtatatttcaGACTTCCCGCAGGGTTTGTAGAGCTAAGAAATTTAACTATTCTTGGCCTGAATGATATGTCCCTTGCAAAATTGCCACCTGATTTTGGAAGGTAAgttcaaaacattttttatataattcacaTGTATtcatatttctaaattttatttggTCAATTCTATTTAGCTTGGAAGCATTACAATCATTGGAGTTACGTGAAAATTTACTCAAGGTTTTGCCTGAATCTCTTTCGAAACTGAGTAAACTTGAACGACTAGACCTTGGTGATAATGAACTTGAAGAATTAGTAAGTTTATGTAATCCATTGTTTAATTTAAGTAATTTCTTGatcacaaaaataattataaaaatactatatttcctctttattctttGTGTATATAATTGTCAGTGACAGTtagatgaatataatttaaaaatttctcaaaTCTTTCATTAGACTGATAAAATAAACTTCTTATGAATGTTATAGCCAGCCCACATAGGAAAATTACCAGCATTACAAGAACTATGGTTGGATCACAACCAATTACAGCACTTACCTCCTGAAATTGGTGAATTAAAAACATTGGCGTGTTTAGATGTTTCTGAAAATCGTTTAGAAGATCTTCCTGAAGAAATAAGTGGTTTAGAATCTTTAACAGATTTACATTTATCACAAAATGTTATTGAAAAGTTACCAGATGGAATTGGTGATCTAAAAAAGTTAACTATTCTGAAAGTTGATCAGAATAGGCTATCTACGCTTAATCCAAATATAGGAAGGTAAAGTTGATTACATTATTtctatcaaattatttaagagctagaattttatatatgtcaaaagaaaattatttgtttcagATGCGAGAATTTGCAAGAATTAATTCTgacagaaaattttcttttagaattaCCTGCATCTGTAGGAAATCTTCTCAATTTAAATAATCTGAATGTGGATAGAAACAGTCTACAAACTTTGCCCACAGAAATTGGTAAGACCACaacactttcttttcttcatttttgtcatattctcatttatattattaaattattgtttattatatattgaaatttgttCTTATTGCAGgaaatttaaaacaattagGTGTGCTTTCTttaagaaataacaaattgaAGTTCCTTCCAATAGAAGTCGGCCAGTGTTTATCTCTACATGTTCTGGATGTATCTGGAAACAGGTGCAATTATCTTTATACTTTatcatatatcttatatttattaacatatatcattcttgtaacattaaatatgtcttattttacatatatataggttaCAATACTTGCCATATTCTTTAATAACTCTCAACCTAAAAGCAGTCTGGTTGAGTGAAAATCAAGCACAACCTATGTTGACCTTCCAAAATGATGTTGATGAAGAAACTGGAGAAAAAGTACTTACATGTTTTCTTCTGCCCCAATTGGAGTATCATCCTGATGGTTCGTATTTTTTTGcgtttatattcttattaacatatttatgaACTAATATAAAACTGTGAATATAGATTCTGGAAGATTAGGTACGTTGGTTGGAATAAGAACTACTGTTCAAGGAGACATACCTGAGCTTAGTGATGATGAAGGATGGCAGGAACGGGAAGCATCTAGAACACATTCGGTAAAATTCACAGATGAACCACCTGAAGCAGATAAGGAGGTGAGCAGTTCGCAACTGGCAaggtttccttcttttttcactcGTCTTTTTCTATACTTACTTAGACAACTTACTTGCATGAAACGAGCTAACTCTTATACatcgttaaattaataatcaaaatatttttattaatacaacaatagatttatttaatgatatttctctactatgttaatatttttaaaatatcgcTACCAATATATTGcaatttaaagatatttgtGAACTATatggatataataatttttattatatattatttaatagattaacaaattttttcatttatgattACTTATGATgcgataaatatattgttttaatatattatagaaacttATACGTAATGTAACATAATATTTGTGTAATAAAATCAGATATGTGAAAacaattagattaaaaatctaatttcttttttatatttaccaatttcacttttatataaatattacacatctatttatgtattaaatattatcttagatataatattttaatgtaataatatcattcatcatactaatatttttatttcagacACCATTTGTTCGACAAAATACACCACATCCGAAAGAACTAAAAGCAAAGGCTCATAAATTGTTTagtaaaggaagaaatgaCAGTAGATCTGGTTCTACTGATGAACAGGTAATTGTTTAaccttttgaaatttattaaagaaaggatagatttatttctacaatttattcttttcaatgaaacttattattcatttttaggATGTTTCCCAAACATTTGGTTTAGATAAAACTGAATCAGAAACATCAATCAAACCCAATGAAGaagtacaaaatataatagaacaaGATCAATTTTCAGAGCATGAAGTTTCTAGAGGCGAACAAAAAGAATTGGAAACATTACCTGATAGTACAGATACTCAAACTAACAATGAAACTGCTGCCTTTTCTTCACAGGGTGCTACAGAACCAACTGTTGTAAGAAAATCAATATGtgatatagttttatttataataatacaatttacattaaaatcattaaaaatgttgataaagaaataaaaacatagaATATTTGTTTACAGAATACAGGTTCTGATGGAACTATATCAGATTTAAAAGGTAAGGATGATGATGAATCTGAAACTGAAGATATGCAAAGGCATGTCGAGTTTTCTGTTATAGAAGACACAGATTATGAAGGATCTGGTGAAACAAGTAAACCAAATAGACTTCATCGTCGGGACACACCacatcatttaaaaaataaacgtattCATACAGCaattgacaaagaaaaagtagcTTCACTTATTGCACAGgtaactttctcttttttttttctttttgatttataacaaaacaagtttattataattagacaATATAGACATGAATTTTCCTGCgactctgtgtgtgtgtgcgtgtgtgcgtgtgcgcgtgtgtgtgtgcgtgcgtgcgtgcgtgcgcacaacaataaatgttattttatatttctttaggcattaatgaaaaaatctgATGAGACTCCTACAACTATTGTTCCTGAACAAGCAGAATCTTCAGAAAATATAGATGTACATAGCCAaggtaatacatatataataagatatatattatatataatgataatatatttttacataaaaataaatcgttaaatataaaGGTTTAATAGATTCATATAAGATCTATAAAATTGCTTAAAGAATCTAGGGAGAAAGTAGAAGATAAGAGATGGTTTCTATAGTGATTATCTTATCTATTAGTCATGTATCAGTATATTGTAAGATGGTGAATGTGTAAAGAGTGtgttaaaaagtattatatactaaatatttttgataaactagttaaaattaaattaaaaaaaaaaaaaaaaagaaattcgtaagaaattactttttattgaatttaatcaTATCATGCctaaaaaatatcgatgttttgttagaaataaaaagaagttaggtaatataattcataaaacaaaagataacaaacatttgttataataaattacaaataacaCTATATAATGTACTTGTTAGGTGCAACATCGGATGTAGAACCAACGTTAGAAGTAAGGGAAGAACAATATGAGATTCATATTGAACGAACGACAGGTGGACTTGGTTTGTCTATAGCAGGAGGCATTGGATCAACCCCATTTAAGGGTGACGATGAAGGCATTTTCATATCCAGAGTTACAGAAGGtagaaaatatgttttataaatccagtatttaaaaattatgtaattaaataaatgtatctgATAACAACATTTAAAGCATAATGTTCTTTAGGTGGACCTGCTGATTTAGCTGGTCTAAGAGTAGGGGATAAAGTAATATCTGTTAATGGAGTTTCAGTAGTAAATGTAGATCATTATGATGCTGTTGAAGTTCTCAAAGCGTGTGGACGTGTATTGATACTAGTTGTATTAAGAGAAGTAACAAGAATAGTGCAATCGTATGAGCAGGtctgatattttataagattctttcttttttcaaacttctttctttttctaataatatttcatctaattctaataatatttcatagaatTCAATGAGAAAGGACTCATTGTGCTCTAGTTTGAGCACAAGTAGAGCACCAAGCGCAACATCTTATGTATCATCTACAGCTTTATCACATAATTTAGAAAATGGTGATACTTGTAATACACATGAAGCTGGGAAGgtaaattcttatatatgttcgattttattttattataatttataattatgttgAACTTTGTTCAGGTAAAGAGGCTTCCTGAACCATTACCTACAAAAGCAGGTAGTGAACCTATGGTGTCTGTTCTTATACATACAACATTAATACGGGACCAAAATGGACTAGGATTTAGTATTGCCGGCGGTGAAGGTTCACCACCAGTTAAAGACAATAGTGATGTAagtgaataataaaacataaattaaatatttcaataagataatataaacaCTGAAATTTTAggctatatatatttcgaggATAACTGATGGTGGAGTTGCACAAAAAGATGGCAAGTTATTAGTTGGAGATAAAGTAATATCtgtaagtttatttttttttctttttggatatatttttgatatctacatatttatGGCTGTAACAGTTGATCCATTTTttgataacaaaatatattaacaactTATTGTTCAACATAAaccattataatttatcttcaGATTAATGGTGTTGAAATGAGAGGAGCCAAACATGAACAAGCAGTAGCTTTACTTACGGGCTTAGAAAGATTTGTTCGACTCGTTGTTGAACGTGAAATGCCATTTTCTCAAGCAAATCCAGCTACAATAGTAACTCCATCTGAGAAATCGCCTCGCGTTATTGGTGCACCTAGACCATATACAGGTTTATATAATGCTAATAGCTATATGGCAAATAGACCAGCTTACGCTGGTTATCGTCGTTCTATGGATGCTGAGAAAACTTTATCTCCAAGCCCTACTTCAAAAACACCACCACCAATAAAATCAGACATGGTGAATGCAGCACCAAAAATGAATGGCATTGGTGATCCAggaaataacgttaaaagCGTTCCTTCTGTGCCGCTTAGTCCAACAAATAGTCAAATTTATCCACAACCTGCTCCAAGACACAGTGTAACGCAGTCAATGGCAACACCAACTACTAATACTAATTCTACACCTACGTCTTCAACGGAACCTAGACCAACATCCCCGTTGGAAGATATACAGGTACCGAAGCCAATCACCAACGAGGAATTTCAGGCCATGATTCCTGCCCATTTCCTTCGACCTCCAACATCCTCACCTTCGCCAGATTCCCATCAAGGTCCTATTGTGACAGTGACAATCAAGCAACCTGACAATCTACCCGGAGATGTTAACTTTCCTCCAGCTCCTACGACAATTGGTAAAGTTACTGAAACCATCACAAAGAGTACACTCACAGAGACCGTCGTTACTAGAGTGACTGATAATCAACTGGTGCAGCCAGTTATTATTGAGGTATGTGCCTAGGTAGCTGCATGTCATACATTACATTTCTAatgttacatttaatttaatattacattaatagcatttttttctttttatatagtttttgGGTTTATCATCCTttggattatatattttatgtatgaatatcgtattttttcatccaatatgttaatttatttatttcactaTATCTTACTTCATATAATAAGCATTTACATGCTATATAATCCATAATATAATTTCCTAATGACTTTATTATACCTCTTTTTAAAGccatatccattttatattttttgcagCATCAAATTTTGATTGTAGTTGAAtgtgtaattttatttattaaggaTAAAATATGTCTGAATGTTTGCTTAtattatctgtttttttttaacttgttTCCATGCTTTGAAGGTAATTAAGAATACAAATCTTAAAgtaaattgaatgaaaatgaatttctataataatctaatttgcatgataattatgtatatctaaaaaaatataataattacgtatgtcgatattatagttcaattataaaattacatttatatcaaatttctaatttttatataattatcatattcaaGATATGAAGAATTTTTGCATgcttaaaatattcatatatacaatattacttAGTTCGAAATACGAATGCAATGCTGAATGCTCGCatattattatgtcttttataTAACTTAAGAAATGTTTTGAATAATTGTATCAAAAAATTAGTTGGGTTTTAAGTTGGTTATATGGGCAATTTATGtgcttctttaatttattcgtaCTGAGTACTTACCCTCAGACATGGAAACAggtaagtaaaataaattatttgaaaatttttcttattatgcttgctaaaaaaaatgtatgtacaaGTTGGATTCTTCACAGTTTTGTCTATAAAATCCAAATTTCTTATATTGGCCATTTTTACATAGTTAGAAACATAaaacattcatatataaatacagatgtactttttatgtttttaaatatttatcttactCCTACATtcagttaattattaatattaataaaatgttaaaattattatatatattgtacttatttgtatatgaatataaaaacaaatacaatattctatgtatttgtaaaaataaaaaagaaataaaacatattaagCTTTGttaaaattcttaattataaagtaataaatgtTTAGGATGTCGTGTTGGTGAAAGAAGGATCACTTGGATTCAGTATAATAGGAGGAACTGATCATTCCTGTACTCCATTTGGTGCAAAGGAACCTGGAATTTTCATATCTCACGTAagtattcatattatataattataattataaatataaaaatgtatattttatttgatgtaCTTACAATTACTGAGAAGTATTGTTACAAGAACATAACATATgtataagcatatatatatatatatatatatatatatatatataatattatatgtatataatattaggtTGTACCTGGTGGTATAGCAGCAAAATCTGGTAAGCTTAGAATGGGTGATAGAATACTGAAGGTAAATGGGACTGATGTAACAAAAGCAACTCATCAGGAAGCTGTAATGGAACTTTTACGACCTGGAGATCAAATTGTACTTACTGTACAGCATGATCCTCTTCCAGAAAGTTATCAGgtaagaaataattcaattttagaTATACAGtgcttacatatataattggtgatttttcatattatattaatttatttaattaacaatataatgaaaaaatttgatataaaaatacaaatacttgtatttttatattatatattattatatatttaaatgataaaaatgtatatgtaaatattacttAACAGATCATCTTcttaaataatctttatatataattcataattgtaaattttatacaattaataagttatagatctatttatatatatttttaatagtattacaagttttttttttttttttttttttttttttttttttttttattaacatcttTTAAAAGAAGCTTACCGCTACCTATCCATTTTTCATAGAGGTGAAACACGCTTTCCAAGTATGCTTGGATTgagtatttaaatttatatcacagttatatttattttttataaacctaatttttcttatttcataatattgaaaagagaaacactATATCtgatgtatttttatatatactggatacttattgtttttttattgttgtaaaaaatatgtttttctgCAATAATTGTAACATTGCGCTTGTAtgtcacatatatacataatacatgtgtattatatagatgatcttcgattttatttagcgattttatttttttttcttttttttcttttattatgctTGTGCTAATAAATGCCTGTAAATTGCAATGAATGGCACTCGATAGTTTACCTATTTTCCTTACTTaatgcaatttttttataatttgtccTACAAGCTGGTCGAAATAGAGTACATCCCTGTGACAGTAAGTACTCAATGCATTTGACCtgttattttgattttaaatattttgcttCCTCCTACACCAAGGCTGTAAACAAGCTCAGCACTGATTCACAGATGATTGCTTATGTCTAGGCAAAACTTTTAGAGAATCATAGTGTTCTTTTTAAATGCTTCCTATGCTTTATATCATTTGTAcaatcataaatttattaaatatttatatttcataaaagtaTAGAAAATTGCTTAAAGTCataaaaaacgaagaataaaaaccacaaatttacatatatatggtataatatttctatgtctaaaaaattgtttaaaatatttaataaaataattatttatataatatataaaatatattataaataaatatcaaaaaatacatctgtcaaaaataaataataatgtattattactttttaggaattagtaattataaaagaacCAGGAGAAAAGTTGGGAATGCATATTAAAGGAGGACTTAGAGGTCAAAAAGGCAACCCCCTTGATCATACAGATGAAGGagtttttatatctaaaattaATTCAGGTGGAGCAGCTAAAAGAGATGGAAGATTAAAggtaaatcaattaaaatttaataaaagttgttcttctcaaatattttattatttatatattaaaaatacattatttggACAGGTTGGCATGAGGTTACTAGAAGTAAATGGAACATCGTTATTGGGTGCAACTCATCAAGAAGCTGTAAACATTCTCCGGTGCTCAGGAAATACAATCACTTTGGTGGTTTGTAAAGGTTATGACAAAAATGAAGTTGAGTCAGTATTACCTTTATCCGATGGCAGAGATTCTAAAGAATCGAGAGTTTCACGAGAGTTTAAAGATCCAGCTACAGATGACATCAAATCATTATCGCAAAGTATATCTAGCTTAGATCGTGATGATGAAGAAGCTGCAACACTTAGACAAGAACAGGAAATGAAAGCCGAGCTTGTAGCATGGGAACAAGAAGAGAGGGAGCGAGCTTTAATTGAACAAAGGGAAAAATCTACTCCTGAGAAAGTAAGTTACACTccattaatatctatttaaagtatttttcaaaacgtatgcttaaaaataatcattttatgttAAAGGTTCTAGATGTAGTGAGAGCAGCAGAATCTCTAGTACATAAATCAAATAGTCCAGTTGATATGGTCGTACCACCGAAGTCCCCAAGTGGTACAAAGGATCTCAAGACTACCACAATCGTGATGAGTAAA is a genomic window containing:
- the LOC124947212 gene encoding protein lap4 isoform X10, coding for MSLAKLPPDFGSLEALQSLELRENLLKVLPESLSKLSKLERLDLGDNELEELPAHIGKLPALQELWLDHNQLQHLPPEIGELKTLACLDVSENRLEDLPEEISGLESLTDLHLSQNVIEKLPDGIGDLKKLTILKVDQNRLSTLNPNIGRCENLQELILTENFLLELPASVGNLLNLNNLNVDRNSLQTLPTEIGNLKQLGVLSLRNNKLKFLPIEVGQCLSLHVLDVSGNRLQYLPYSLITLNLKAVWLSENQAQPMLTFQNDVDEETGEKVLTCFLLPQLEYHPDDSGRLGTLVGIRTTVQGDIPELSDDEGWQEREASRTHSVKFTDEPPEADKETPFVRQNTPHPKELKAKAHKLFSKGRNDSRSGSTDEQDVSQTFGLDKTESETSIKPNEEVQNIIEQDQFSEHEVSRGEQKELETLPDSTDTQTNNETAAFSSQGATEPTVNTGSDGTISDLKGKDDDESETEDMQRHVEFSVIEDTDYEGSGETSKPNRLHRRDTPHHLKNKRIHTAIDKEKVASLIAQALMKKSDETPTTIVPEQAESSENIDVHSQGATSDVEPTLEVREEQYEIHIERTTGGLGLSIAGGIGSTPFKGDDEGIFISRVTEGGPADLAGLRVGDKVISVNGVSVVNVDHYDAVEVLKACGRVLILVVLREVTRIVQSYEQNSMRKDSLCSSLSTSRAPSATSYVSSTALSHNLENGDTCNTHEAGKVKRLPEPLPTKAGSEPMVSVLIHTTLIRDQNGLGFSIAGGEGSPPVKDNSDAIYISRITDGGVAQKDGKLLVGDKVISINGVEMRGAKHEQAVALLTGLERFVRLVVEREMPFSQANPATIVTPSEKSPRVIGAPRPYTGLYNANSYMANRPAYAGYRRSMDAEKTLSPSPTSKTPPPIKSDMVNAAPKMNGIGDPGNNVKSVPSVPLSPTNSQIYPQPAPRHSVTQSMATPTTNTNSTPTSSTEPRPTSPLEDIQVPKPITNEEFQAMIPAHFLRPPTSSPSPDSHQGPIVTVTIKQPDNLPGDVNFPPAPTTIGKVTETITKSTLTETVVTRVTDNQLVQPVIIEDVVLVKEGSLGFSIIGGTDHSCTPFGAKEPGIFISHVVPGGIAAKSGKLRMGDRILKVNGTDVTKATHQEAVMELLRPGDQIVLTVQHDPLPESYQLVEIEYIPVTELVIIKEPGEKLGMHIKGGLRGQKGNPLDHTDEGVFISKINSGGAAKRDGRLKVGMRLLEVNGTSLLGATHQEAVNILRCSGNTITLVVCKGYDKNEVESVLPLSDGRDSKESRVSREFKDPATDDIKSLSQSISSLDRDDEEAATLRQEQEMKAELVAWEQEERERALIEQREKSTPEKVLDVVRAAESLVHKSNSPVDMVVPPKSPSGTKDLKTTTIVMSKHTLAPQNPTWKEKIGASMDCSSTKSPVSTLTTTANFNRSASTQTLPSPKKKNFTVPKRSITFADLPPVSKESTVGVPFSPTVRYKSISKELFPSMHETFLTQSQISSYPKKTYQNPVQNTQPRFQLPPTPMTAPEYVGKLSSSTCFNKRQIARSVDGKVQVELSPTSSPSPSPVKMSVSDKKKLFESAMEEHLKPSPKPEKVFSFLSQDEVEKMKQEEEKKIATLTRDELKSWAQLDENEGLEDLEDTIDQDDRRPNSRLSSRSSVTLLQNVPSTVRTAKAERRLKERMIQEGLISDEDEESHLTPAEQRALRAEKRAAWRQARLKSLEQDALQAQIVIKKMSEMMDTTDKAETLEDRTDADHISDQEKITEFTTLRPSSADFPKLAVRSKVGPPKEIRESEKIVDEKVTRRTEEYVDEVTGERRVRTVEYVEKLIERQVETLREKIISLELSNAEDEIESITGTGASDAESENEELASQRSGTDMLQEKADSLTSASVTEGAASKQNTNIIVTMTKKKKRKQGRKKNRH